From Cryptococcus neoformans var. neoformans B-3501A chromosome 6, whole genome shotgun sequence, the proteins below share one genomic window:
- a CDS encoding hypothetical protein (HMMPfam hit to RNA_pol_Rpb1_1, RNA polymerase Rpb1, domain 1, score: 356.1, E(): 4.6e-104; HMMPfam hit to RNA_pol_Rpb1_2, RNA polymerase Rpb1, domain 2, score: 346.7, E(): 3.1e-101; HMMPfam hit to RNA_pol_Rpb1_3, RNA polymerase Rpb1, domain 3, score: 220.5, E(): 3.1e-63; HMMPfam hit to RNA_pol_Rpb1_4, RNA polymerase Rpb1, domain 4, score: 151.8, E(): 1.5e-42; HMMPfam hit to RNA_pol_Rpb1_5, RNA polymerase Rpb1, domain 5, score: 315.6, E(): 7.1e-92) produces MDTWAVVDQNEKHYVSSDVPRRIKHIQFQPFTPKDIVRISEVQVSIAELYQNNEDGTRTTALQGPLDARMGPNEKGKKCATCGEDTQKCVGHYGYIKLVLPVFHIGYFRPTINMLSCICKTCARVLLPETERASFLKRFRRPNLESLQRQSAAKAVLAACKKQNICTYCGAPNGIVKKSGPLRISHEPYRAAKMASMKDEWMATFKNAVAENQAVATHLAKAVDDLNPLKVLNLFERITAEDCELLSLHPEVGRPEDYIWQYISVPPPCIRPSVASEAGNNEDDLTAKLAEIVNYNNTLALMMDLGRGIEMISSNWEVLGQAVALYINSQAPGMQTIGSKPIRGFVQRLKGKQGRFRGNLSGKRVDFSGRTVIGPDPNLRIDEVAVPEKVAVKLSYPERVTDYNLQFMRQAIINGSKLHPGANVLERKHENGSTVRISLNVMKDLEARKRYARELQIGDIVHRHVRDGDIVLFNRQPSLHKLSIMCHRVRVRPWRTFRLNECVCNPYNADFDGDEMNLHVPQTEEARTEALELMSVKKNLVTPRNGEPIIAAIQDFITAAYLLSRRDRFYDRQQFTQIVSYLDDANLKIEMPPPTIWKPVRLWTGKQIFNLLMRPNKESKVLVNLEAKCRTLVDPAKEDRFPPDMSPNDGYLVIQNSEIMCGVFDKNTVGDGKKNSVFGVILRDYGPEEAAQAMNRLAKIAARWLANIGFSLGINDVIPGPILHASKDARVEKAYDECDVFIDLAKKGKLENAPGCDQEATLESKISKTLSDVREAVGKICMQELSRHNAPLIMATCGSKGSVINVAQMVACVGQQIIGGSRVRNGFQDRSLPHFRKKSKNPPSKGFVRNSFFSGLTPPEFLFHAMSGREGLVDTAVKTAETGYMARRLMKALEDLCTHYDLSVRNSVGGIVQFQYGDDMLDPACLEGDATPVEYVRSWTHACRTAGNQGRALYPYEVRRIAARIYPESFVPPNFSLSPPKTKSRRRKEPTPPPPVVAPTLPKEWEGCHHKFRENTYKFVVDKIVKQMVDQRLARGLPDADDEEMAEEYEALLNSDDPAVQRVLENANKVTEAQLSSFLENCRIRYLRAKIEPGSTVGAVGAQSIGEPGTQMTLKTFHFAGVASMNVTLGVPRIKEIINAAKVISTPIIAAELAIPESETAARIVKGRIEKTVLGDIAAVIEESWTNANAYIEVHIDMDAVRRLQLEISLESIKWALVRANKLKIPEGSIHISQKTSRIRIWIDESDKDKGVGIYERLKFLKRAIPSVQVKGLPAIERGVVTKDEKNEKIHRLLVTGYGLSEVMGTEGVDGLKTKTNHVMETQQVLGIEAARSTIYNEIQTTMKSHGMSIDPRHVMLLGDVMTYKGEVLGITRFGVQKMKDSVLMLASFEKTTDHLFDASLYSKKDEIQGVSECIIMGTPAPGCGTSLASIVTPAPPLPSKKPLLFEAAYKAGQHRMSKGMMVAAY; encoded by the exons ATGGACACCTGGGCGGTGGTCGACCAGAATGAGAAGCACTACGTCTCTTCAGACGTTCCTCGTAGAAT AAAACATATTCAGTTTCAACCATTCACACCCAAGGATATTGTCCGAATTTCAGAAGTCCAAGTTAGCATTGCCGAGCTGTATCAGAATAATGAGGATGGAACAAGAACTACGGCTCTTCAAGGACCTTTGGATGCCCGTATG GGACCCAacgagaagggaaagaagtgTGCGACTTGTGGCGAAGACACTCAGAAATGTGTTGGGCATTATGGTTACATCAAGCTTGTTTTGCCTGTATTCCATATCGGATACTTTAGGCCCACCATCAATATGCTCTCTTGTATATGTAAA ACTTGTGCTCGTGTCCTTCTACCAGAGACAGAACGCGCTTCCTTCCTTAAACGTTTTCGTCGCCCTAACCTCGAATCTCTTCAACGTCAATCTGCTGCCAAAGCTGTCCTCGCAGCCTGTAAGAAGCAAAATATATGTACGTACTGCGGTGCCCCCAACGGTATCGTCAAGAAGTCCGGTCCTCTTAGGATTTCGCACGAACCCTACCGAGCGGCCAAGATGGCAAGTATGAAGGATGAGTGGATGGCGACCTTCAAAAATGCGGTGGCGGAGAATCAGGCGGTTGCAACGCATTTAGCCAAGGCTGTGGATGATTTGAATCCGTTAAAGGTGTTAAACTTGTTCGAAAGAATTACTGCGGAG GATTGCGAGTTACTATCACTACATCCTGAAGTTGGTAGACCTGAAGATTACATTTGGCAATACATCTCTGTACCACCTCCTTGTATTCGACCATCTGTTGCTTCAGAGGCTGGAAA CAACGAAGATGACCTGACGGCCAAGCTCGCCGAGATTGTCAACTATAACAATACCCTGGCACTCATGATGGACTTGGGTAGGGGTATTGAGATGATTTCG TCCAACTGGGAAGTCTTGGGTCAAGCAGTTGCGCTGTATATTAACTCTCAAGCACCTGGTATGCAAACCATTGGC AGTAAGCCCATCCGAGGTTTCGTACAACGCCTCAAGGGTAAACAAGGTCGATTCCGAGGTAATCTTTCCGGTAAACGTGTCGACTTTTCCGGACGAACTGTCATTGGTCCAGACCCGAATCTCCGTATCGACGAAGTCGCCGTTCCAGAAAAGGTCGCCGTCAAGCTTTCATATCCAGAAAGAGTGACAGATTACAATCTTCAATTTATGCGACAAGCGATCATCAACGGTTCAAAGCTTCATCCTGGTGCGAATGTGCTGGAAAGAAAACATGAGAATGGATCCACCGTGCGGATCTCGCTGAATGTCATGAAGGATTTGGAAGCGAGGAAAAGATATGCGAGAGAGTTACAGATTGGAGATATTGTACACCGACATGTGAGGGATGGAGA TATTGTATTATTTAACCGACAGCCGTCTTTGCACAAGCTGTCTATCATGTGTCATCGAGTCCGAGTCAGGCCCTGGCGGACGTTCCGGTTGAACGAATGTGTCTGTAACCCTTACAACGCCGATTTCGATGGTGACGAAATGAATTTAC ACGTTCCGCAAACTGAGGAAGCTCGTACAGAAGCTCTCGAACTCATGTCGGTCAAGAAGAACCTGGTTACACCGCGAAACGGAGAACCCATTATTGCTGCTATTCAGGATTTCATCACAGCCGCCTACCTGCTCTCTCGACGAGACCGATTCTACGATCGACAACAGTTCACGCAGATTGTTTCTTACCTCGATGATGCCAACTTGAAGATTGAGATGCCTCCTCCGACTATCTGGAAGCCTGTCAGACTCTGGACTGGTAAACAAATTTTCAACCTTCTCATGCGACCCAATAAGGAATCCAAAGTACTCGTCAATCTCGAAGCTAAGTGCCGAACGCTCGTCGATCCCGCCAAGGAAGACCGTTTTCCTCCCGACATGTCTCCCAATGACGGATACCTTGTCATCCAGAACAGTGAGATCATGTGTGGTGTCTTCGACAAAAACACGGTTGGTGACGGAAAAAAGAACTCGGTGTTCGGTGTCATTCTGAGGGATTACGGACCTGAGGAAGCGGCGCAGGCGATGAACAGATTAGCCAAGATTGCAGCTAGGTGGTTAGCAAACATCGGTTTCTCTCTCGGTATCAACGATGTTATCCCCGGTCCTATCCTCCATGCGTCTAAGGATGCCCGTGTCGAGAAAGCTTATGATGAATGTGACGTTTTCATCGATCTTGCTAAGAAGGGCAAATTGGAGAATGCGCCCGGTTGTGACCAAGAAGCCACTCTGGAGTCAAAGATCTCAAAGACACTTTCCGACGTCCGAGAAGCTGTCGGTAAGATTTGTATGCAGGAGTTGAGTAGACACAATGCCCCTCTTATCATGGCCACCTGTGGTTCTAAAG GTTCCGTCATTAACGTCGCCCAAATGGTTGCCTGTGTCGGTCAACAGATCATTGGTGGTTCTCGTGTTCGAAACGGTTTCCAGGATCGGTCGCTTCCTCACTTCCGCAAAAAATCCAAGAACCCTCCCTCCAAGGGGTTCGTCCGcaattctttcttctccggCCTCACTCCTCCCGAATTCCTTTTCCACGCCATGTCTGGTCGAGAAGGTCTGGTCGACACTGCAGTCAAGACTGCCGAAACCGGTTATATGGCTCGTCGATTGATGAAGGCGCTTGAGGACTTGTGTACACACTATGATCTGAGTGTTAGGAATTCGGTTGGAGGTATCGTGCAGTTCCAATACGGTGACGATATGCTTGATCCGGCTTGTTTGGAAGGTGATGCTACGCCTGTGGAGTACGTTCGAAGTTGGACGCATGCTTGT CGAACGGCCGGTAACCAAGGACGAGCTCTGTATCCCTATGAAGTTCGCCGAATCGCTGCTCGAATATACCCCGAGTCTTTTGTTCCTCCCAACTTCTCTCTATCCCCGCCTAAGACCAAGAGTCGGCGTCGCAAGGAACCCactccgccgccgcctgTCGTTGCACCTACTCTCCCCAAGGAGTGGGAAGGTTGTCACCACAAGTTCAGAGAGAACACCTACAAGTTTGTTGTGGATAAGATCGTTAAGCAAATGGTTGACCAGAGGCTGGCGAGGGGTTTACCGGATgcggatgatgaggaaatggCGGAGGAATACGAGGCGTTGTTGAACTCGGATGATC CTGCTGTTCAGCGTGTACTGGAGAATGCCAACAAGGTTACCGAAGCTCAACTGAGTTCTTTCCTCGAAAACTGTCGTATCCGCTACCTTCGAGCCAAGATCGAACCCGGATCTACTGTCGGTGCCGTCGGTGCTCAGTCTATTGGTGAACCTGGTACACAAATGACGTTGAAGACTTTCCATTTTGCTGGTGTCGCTTCGATGAACGTCACGTTGGGTGTACCCCGTATCAAGGAAATTATCAATGCTGCAAAGGTTATTAGTACGCCGATTATTGCGGCTGAGTTGGCCATTCCAGAAAGTGAAACGGCGGCGAGGATTGTGAAGGGGCGAATAGAGAAGACAGTTTTGGGTGAT ATCGCGGCAGTGATTGAGGAGAGTTGGACAAACGCAAACGCCTACATTGAGGTTCACATTGATATGGATGCTGTGCGACGACTACAG CTCGAGATTTCACTGGAGTCCATCAAATGGGCATTGGTTAGGGccaacaagctcaagatccCTGAGGGC TCCATTCACATTTCACAAAAGACCTCACGTATCCGTATTTGGATTGACGAATCAGACAAGGATAAGGGTGTTGGTATCTACGAACGTCTGAAATTCCTCAAGCGCGCCATCCCTTCCGTTCAGGTCAAGGGTCTCCCTGCTATTGAACGTGGTGTCGTTACcaaggacgagaagaacGAGAAGATCCATCGATTGCTTGTCACTGGTTACGGTCTGTCAGAGGTCATGGGCACCGAAGGTGTCGACGGTCTCAAGACTAAGACCAACCACGTCATGGAGACTCAACAGGTTCTCGGTATCGAAGCCGCCAGGTCTACTATTTACAATGAAATCCAGACGACCATGAAATCGCACGGTATGTCAATCGACCCGCGACATGTCATGTTGTTGGGCGATGTCATGACCTATAAGGGTGAGGTGTTGGGTATCACGAGGTTTGGTGTGCAGAAAATGAAAGACTCGGTTCTGATGTTGGCGAGTTTCGAAAAGACGACAGATCACTTG TTTGACGCTTCTTTGTACTCAAAGAAGGACGAAATTCAAGGTGTATCGGAATGTATCATCATGGGAACTCCTGCTCCTGGTTGTGGTACCTCTCTCGCGTCTATCGTCACTCCCGCTCCACCACTACCCTCCAAGAAGCCCTTGCTGTTCGAGGCGGCGTACAAGGCGGGCCAGCATAGAATGTCgaaggggatgatggtAGCGGCGTACTAG